gtttcaggccTTTATAAGGCGTTGTTTGGCATATCGAAAGGAGGACCGGTTTGATGTGCATCAGCTGGCTAGTGATTCCTATCTCCTTCCTCACATGAGGAGGTCCAATTCTTCAGGAAATCTGCATATGGGAGCACCTTCTGTGCCTCCCACTTCAAGTATAATTTCCTACTGAGGATTCTTCCTGTCGACCGAATTCTGGTGTGATGTTTCGAGCAGCTTCCTCCTGCAAGATGGTGTGGAAGAATTGTGTGTGGAAGCAAGTGACATGTTTGAGTAGACCTGTTTGGGCCCTTCcttgtgaattaaaaaaagaatggatGTATCTAAGATGGCAGCTTCCTGACTAGATTGTGCTGTACTGGTGGGGTAGGGAGGGGGGAAGGTATCTGTGCCTCATAATGGAAGACTTTTTAAAGGTAGCAGTGATTTAGAACACTGCGACAAAATAGCCTAAATGTGACACTGGTGTCTGTTAAAGGTACAGTCACTGGTTGATTCAGAGGTGTGTCAGTAAAGGCACAAACACTTGAAACAAAAAGGAGAAATGGCAGCCTCCTGTTTTAATGCAGAGAAAATGGTGCCTGCCTGGACATGAGTGGTGAAACAGCAAAGTCATTTTTTTCATGAACTGTTATTAGTTTGACTGCATAATTCTAGCTCAGTAATATGTTTACTATGAAAAAGCACCACAGTTGTTTTACTTTAGCTTCTGTAAAGCATTTGCTCTTTGTAGGTTTCTTTTCAGAGTTTGAATATCCATGGGAATGCTGTTGAACTGTACTGTAATGTGAGCATGCAGTCTAAAAATTGCATTATTTATGCCCAGGCAGGGTCTTGTTTTGCAGAATGCACAGAACGTAACCAAATGTAGACAAAAGACAATGTATAGTATCCTATACAGGATGATTCTTAAATAAAATCTCTGTTAGCGTAATTGTATAATACTGTACAGATATAATTTTCGGTTATTCTTAAACTTCAGCAGTTAAATCCTGTAAAGTGTTTCAAAcaacctttgtttgtttttttcttactggatattttcattttgtatgtCTTCAGAAGCATTTATTTGCTGCTATTGATGTCGCTTTTACCTTCGCTAAGGTTGTATGATCTACTTGAGGTACAAGttgtacagcaaaaaaaaaaaaaaaaaagttacaagaaaatcAAGGCATGTTATAACTTGTGttggaaaacaaaaccaaacattcAAAGCAAGAGCGCATTGTGCTTTTGGCAGTTCGGATGTCTGTTTTAGCTTGTCAGTCCTCAGACAGTTGCAGCAGTTCATCTCTACCAAGTAGGAGGTCTTGCATTATTTAATGTTAACCTGGTGTCAAATCTTTGAAAACCTCAAAACCTGACACTAAACATGTTAAGTACAGACACTGTTTTCCGTTAATCTGCTTCGTAACTATTACTGTGAAATTTTAAAACTGCCTTGTCCAGTACAAACTATTCCTCGAAATCCAGTAAATAAGTACATGGTATATCTGTTCTGTACATTTCCCTGGTCAGTGTCCTATCCATGATACTGAAATGAATGCTTTGTTTGTAATTTCTGCAAAGGAGAACCTGTTACCACAGGTTTCACTTCAATGTTTAAAAGGTAAGATTTTGCTAACGTTTTTGATGTTGCAATCTTCTTTTTCACTGTACATACAAATAGAATAACTGTCTCTGAAGGTGCTGCTGATATTGTAGAGAACATAGCCAAAAGagtaataaacattaaaaactgatttttaaTACACTGGTTTCAGgtctttttaactttttttttttttttaattgtggccATTTTAAACGGTAGtttgtattatttgtgtactCGGTGTTCCAAATCAGTCAtacaggttattttttttatttttattttttcaaatatttttagcATCCCATAAGgaatacacagctgtattctatggtTCTCTTGATCAAGTTTAATAATGGCCACTGTCCAATAAAAAATGTACCATTTTGTGGTGACACTCGTTTCACCTCTTGCCACTCAAATTAGGCGAGGATGGATAGAGGATATATGGGTTGCATTTGCGACTCAAGCACTCATGTTTTTCTGTGTCCTTGGCTGTGTACATTACCTAATACACAATGTACACAAAACAGTTGCCATATTTGGATAGAATTCTAACTTGTCTGCAAACGGAACCCATTTGCACAGGGGATTAGTAATAGGAGACACACGATGACAGCATTGGATAAGAAATGTAAGCACACCATGCgcctgtgcctttaccaggagagacctcggggacccctgagctcccctgactgtgtgactccctcTGCACACTatgcggctgtgcctttaccaggggaaacACCTGTACTCCCCTCCCCCagtgtattgattttattaactaTAGCTGTTGGGACAGAATGTCTGGTATTAACGCTCAGCATCTGGAATTAGATTGTTGGTTACACTGCAGTCCcatataaacaaaacactacaccagCACCCTGCCCAACACTTAAAATAACAATCATTGCATTGTATAAAAATACCCTTAAACATTGTACATCATTGGAAAGGAAACCCTCAGCAACCTTAACATTTTACACAGCCCTATTTTTGCCTGTTTTCTACTGTGTAGTAGTACAAGCAGTTGATACATATCAAATGAAAGACCACAAAATGGACCTTCACAAGACCTAAGGATCAACAGCGTCAGACATGTATGTGCTACAGaccaaaataaatgcaaaagaaaaagtaGGTAGCTTTTCAAGAAAACATATGTTGATCactgttacatttttttgtaatcatagggtgctcaaaaaaaaaaaacacccactacCACTACATTTCTATAGGAAATAAACCTgggaaacaaaatgaaacaaattggATAACATTTTTACCAAACTAGTATTATAACAGCTCAGTTGCTATGTTTGTGCAGGTGAATGCACCACTGTATTTTGGTCTCTGTAGTTTATTCTAAGAACATGTGATCCTGGCACGTGAGACATCAAACTTTCTTAATTTATTCTCCAAATGTTTCTTTCTAACTTGACtttgtctctaattgtttcttttttttaactatctTCATTTGTTCTCCAAGTGCTTCATTCTTACTGTCTAATGTTTGTCTCGCTAACTTATGTCTTAATTTCTTTCTTACTGTCTAACTTAAGTTACTTAAGTTTGTTCCAAGTTACTTTAGTTTCTTTCCAACTATCTGTCATGTTCTAACTAACTTTTAGTGTCTAAAGttgtcttgatttttttttctaccttGTAATTAGTTTCTTTTTTGATGCATTCTTATGACTTGTATCTTCCACTGTATTCTTTACCCACCTCTCTCAAGGTGTCGCCTCTAAAAAATCATTGCTTTTTTGGCAGGGGAAAAAAATCCTGTCTGTGAAAGATGCCTCTGCCTGCGGGGCTGTGGATGAGGAGAGGTACTTTTTAAACCCCCACCAGTCCAGAGAGGTCAGTTATCGTTCTATACATACAAGAGAATAGCTGGTCATAAGAGATAGCTGGACTGGTAGGggcacaaaacaaaggcaacattcTCTTCCTCTTTCCTCCTTCCCCCACTGCCCAGGTACCAACCCCTCTCATCATCCTCCTCTTCTGGGCGACCTCCATCTGTGTAAACAACCAACATCATTACTTACAATCACCACCATGACTTACCTCAGGACCTCAACTCCAGGAGCTGGATACGAACCACCCATCTTCGGGGAGAGGAGGCCATGggattagcccactgcaccaccagctCGCACATGAAAGTGTTGGTTCCCACTGACTATAAGGTCAATTAacaaattctttgaaaataaataaaagaaggcattcaccaggatttgaaccaggtccCCTAAGgagaacagcacagcatgctagtgaattagcctACTGTGCTATCTCACTTCCATGGAACAGCCTGCTTTGTAATTTACTGTAAAGGAAATTaaccaattctttgaaaataaaggaaggaaccAGCTGGATTTCAAACCCAGTCCCCAAGGAGAAACAACACAGCATGCTAAtgaattagcccactgcaccacctggctCTTTGTGACAACTTCCCTTATCTCCGATTGTACACTTCTGGAGTTGAGAATTGTGGATCTTATTGCACAGTTACACTGCTACAATTTATTCTGCATTTAGGTCTTCCTAATCCTCTACCAGAGCACTAATTTAGTGTTCATTTCTAATTTCCTCTTGCCAAAATTAATTCACTAAGTTTTCTTCATTCTTAAACCAAGCTGCCAATAAAAATGGCTTTGCTGGTGAATTGTTTCTTAAAACCAAGCCAAAGAATGGGCACTAATTCCCTTTGTGTTCAACTGCAGTACTTTGAATCTTTGTTATATATTTGCCTATAAATAATTACATACTTGATCTGACAATCACCAAGGAGACATGTTTTTCTCACCAATGTTTTATGTTGCTTCAGAGGCTTAATTTAGATCAgacctaatatttatttcttaaaatattgtttgttttgtgcatAATATTAatgcttatttttaaaaggatgaATTGACACACGAACAAGTtagttttgaatattttttatttttgtgtactaataaaaaaattaaaaaaaaacaaacaaaggaattAAAAACTTTGTCCATATCGTAATGTAATCACTACCAAAGACATCTCTTAAAACCAAAGCAATACCAAATACAGAACAATggtcttaatatatatatagtgcttatAACTGGACTAAGTGCATTATACATTAATCTTTCTGGGATGTATGCCCAGGAAACAACACAACAAATAGATTTACTACACACAAGTGCAGAAGTACTGTTATATTCTACAAACATATGCAGAGGGGTTAATTAACCTCTTGTCACAATTAATAAAGAAAATAGTTTTTCTTTCATCATAGAACCTAGACTAAGGAAGGTACACGTTACTTTCCTTGCAAGAATACCAAAATCCACCTGATTGCACAGCAATAACAAGAAAGTTCATTTTGATTTAAAACGTGTCCGTATAATAAGTAATTAATCGAGTAACTGAAGACCTGTATGTTGTTCTGCATACTGTCTCGATGAAGTTTCAGGTATCCCCCGGGAATTTAACTACAGCTTCTAATGTTTTCTTTCCAACAACAAAATAGCTGGCTGTTGAAACCGAAAGCAAGTCTTTTAATATTACAGCTTTGTGTTAAATGTGTTATACAGTATTACTGTTGGCTTGAGATGTAGGTCCTTGGTCCATTGTGAAGGTTATGATGTCTGTTTTGCCAAAATGGATTGTCCTCAACTGGAGTCAAAAGAACAAAAACAGTTTCACAAATCATGCAATAATATCTTGTAGCATTATGTTTTCTATCCTACAAACAAGAGTAAAACATTTGAAATGTCGAAAGCAAAATCTGAATCCTGTAAGACTAATCAAATAGTATTGGGCAATAGCATCCCATGCCAGATTGGCTCAAGCACAAGATTCTATCTGTTGCACTCCTCGAAGCCAATGAATATCAGATcctttttaaaaagcagtgacaCCTGTGgtgcattataattagggcttatttttggttttaaccgataaaacaccccacCACCCCACCATATTTCCCCTAATATCAGTGGGAAAATAACAGTGAACAAAATAACTATACCAGAAAAAGcagcaggtttttgttttttgttttgttatgcagATTAAAAAGCCTTCTGAAACCCCTTCATGTCAACTGGCCTTGAGTGTTCAGTCGTGTAACCAGGAGCCAGAGAAGGGAGTGGTGTTACTCTGTTGTAATCCCTCTGCACTGGATGACTGCTGTGTGCTTCAGTGCTTTTGTCACTAGCGACTCTGATCAGTGGCTCACAGTGAACCAAGGCGTTGATATGCAGCTGGTTTCTTGTCCTTCGAAGTGATTTCCTGCAGCTTTTCCTTGAGGTACGTCTGCTGCAATCTGAGTCACTGGAGTCTGGCATATTCACTGCTGTGTTTCCTGAATCACGTGGGGCAGTTGGTTTGGAAAGCTATGAAGAGTAGAAGTTgttaattcagtaaaaaaaaaaaaaaaagaaaaaaacatggtgATTCAATTCCCATCTTCTGTGCCCAGGTAAGTTGCCTTTTTAAAACTGAtcactgaatatatatttttaagaaaatactTCAAATCAGAAATGTTCACTTTCTCTGTGTTAATATTAtggttacattttcatttaaaagacaaaatgcaagaaaaaagcttcaaacaaacaaaaattatttatttaaaagttttttaaCATTTCTCCTTGTcccctgtttaaatatatttctttgcATAACATTAAATAAATGGATGACTTGTAAACACAAACCTTTTGGATATCAGATATTGGAGTAAAGGTGCCATGGTTGGGTTTGCATGTGAAATAACGTTTCCCATACATCTCCCCATCACTTTCTCCACCTGTAGGGTTAAATAGACACATCCATTTGTCCCTTTTATACTTATTTGTAGTAGTTGTGAAAAGTACAGGAATGACAGAGGAAATTCAACTTGAATTCTCTTATCCCtcagtatttattatatatatatatatatatatatatatatatatatatatatatatatatatatatatatatacagacatgctcaaatttgttggtacccttacagctcattgaaataatgcttcattcctcctgaaaagtgatgaaaataaagctattttatcatgtatacttgcatgcctttggtatgtcatagaataaagcaaagaagctgtgaaaagagatgaattattgcttattctacaaagatattctaaaatggcctggacacatttgttggtaccccttagaaaagataataaataattggattatagtgatatttcaaactaattagtttctttaattagtatcacacatgtctccaatcttgtaatcagtcatgcagcctatttaaatggagaaaagtagtcactgtgctgtttggtatcattgtgtgcaccacactgaacatggaccagagaaagcaaaggagagttgtctgaggagatcagaaagaaaataatagacaagcatggtaaaggtaaaggctacaagaccatctccaagcagcttgatgttcctgtgacaacagttgcaaatattattaagaagtttaaggtccatggaactgtagccaacctccctgggcgcggccgcaagaggaaaatcgaccccagattgaacagaaggatagtgcgaatggtagaaaaagaaccaaggataactgccaaagagatacaagctgaactccaaggttgaaggtacgtcagtttctgatcgcaccatccgttgctttttgagcgaaagtgagctccatggaagaagacccaggaggactccacttttgaaagaaaaacataaaaaagccagactggaatttgctaaaatgcatattgacaagccacaatccttctgggagaatgtcctttggacagatgactcaaaactggagctttttggcaagtcacatcagctctatgttcacagacgaaaaaatgaagctttcaaagaaaagaacaccatacctacagtgaaacatggaggaggctcggtttgattgcagtgattgcctctaaaggttgtgcaacaaaatattaggttagcggtcccatcatttttgtccatgccattttcatttgttttattatttacaataatatgttgaataaaaaatcaaaagcaaagtctgatttctattaaatatggaataaacaatggtggatgccaattacttttgtcagtttcaagttatttcagagaaaattgtgcattcttcgttttttgtggaggggtaccaacaaatttgagcacgtctgtatatatatatatacacacacacaccttagtGGGACTCTCCATTGAttgcaatacatattttaaaaccttaggGGAGCTGCAAAACTGGGTTACTTACAGGGCCTGTCTAACTCCACACCAACAAAGATCTCCTTGGTGTTCGTTGTGGCCAGGAATCCAATATATCTCACAACTCCTTTCAGTTTCCTTTCTAACAGCACCCAATCATCCAGCTTCAAATGCTGCTTCCTTTAAAGGTTTGaacaaagcaaatgaaaaaaaaaaaatacaaatacaaaaacagcaatctGTCAGACAGTGCTTAATAAAACTCTGGAATATGCCATTTGTATTCTGGGAGCCAGTGAAAGAGTGTCTTAAACCCTATATGCTCATTTATACAAAAATCAATCCAACAAGATACAAGTCACTTGCTTTCATAAATACAAGTGAACCTATAAAAACTTACAGTTCACATTGTTAAGTTTCAAAATCCAGTTTATGTATAATAcggcatttgaaaaaaaaaaaaatcacactacAATGTGGTATTATATGATAGTTTTGATTAGCATTCCATACAGGAATACCGTGGGAGGTTGTTTAACATGCAGCAGTGACCCATTCAAGTGATAAAAGCAGtatcatgatgttaaataagacTCATTTATTTTCTAGccttttccaaaacaaaaaaaagtgaccCAACAGGGCTTAGTAAGCCAACACAAAAAAGAGGTGAATCGACTTTGGCAATGCCACTGAAGCTTTtgcagtttccttttttttattttaccgtCATGTCTACGATTTCACATAAACCCATCCAACACTGAACCCATAAAGATAGTGATTCAAGTTACCTGGCAGTTCATCTAGGTTTAagaatattttaacagaagaggAAGAAGCATTGCTCAGACTGTAATTAGCTTACAGACAAAAATGAAAATTACAAGGTTAAACCCTCTGCACTAGTGTTCAGGTAAATAAGCCCACAAGCACTTAGTCTGTTAATTTGCTGCATGgcaaataatacaacaaaatgaaaaaggGTATCAAATATCCTTAATGGTGAGGAGGATGAACATAATAACTGTAGCTCAAAATGGTAGTCTACATCACCTTAGGATTTAACAGACAACACTGTTATAAAGGCAACAGCATCGTAAATAGAAAACTACAGGTACAACCTTGGTTCTCAAAGCTTGATAACAGATTACATTCATAAAGTTAACATTATCTTAATTCTGTTAACAGTTTATTTGAATTGGACACTGCAGGATTTGTAACaccttattatttttattattagatgTTCAAAAAGCCTACAAAATGCTGTACTGCTATGTGCATAATTCTTCATAATGACTttgaaaaacacaataacatgcaTATATACCAGTAAGTATTCATAAAATATTGTGACTATAATGCTGCAAAAAATTATATATTCAATAGATCGCAAGAGTTATAGTAAGTGTTAATCATAACTTTTGTTCAATACAGTTATGATTTTGTGTTTTTAGTTAACAAATTATTCAGCCCTACTTTGTAAATAaagcacactttttttgtttgttttggaaattttaatttcaaaattaaGCATTATCTTAATTTATATTTCCAAAAAAAGGAAAGCCTTTATTAACAACTACCTATTGCTGATGCCTAAAGAAAAGCCTTACCTGTCTGTAGAAGATACATCAAACTGTCCCAGAGAGCAACTAGATTCGGAACTGTGACCTGGAAGAGAACTCATTTCTTGCTCTCTCTGCTCTGACGGAAGTCGCCTAGTTTTGTTATTTCCCTTTTGCTGATAAAGAACAAAGGAAGTGTTACAAATATGTCAGAAATTCAAAGACTTGCAGATTTGTGATGCAATGCATAACAGAACACTGCAAGCATGCAACTGGAGATACAGGTTTATTCTGTGTATTCCCGTATGAACAGCAGCAAGTCAACGTACCCGCAGGAATCAGAATCAATGATTAATCCTGTTACTGGCAAAGCCAGTGTGTATTGGGTTTCCCAGCCGTCTCATTTCTGAAGTGTGTATATGACTGCTTCTTCGCTTTTGAAAACTAAATTCTTATATAGTTTATCTTCCCATTTTACATTTTAGACAATAATTACCACTGCTCTCTTAGAACACTTTTCAAGTTCTATGTTCAGATTATACTGTCTATGAAAAGGGAAGTTAAAGCAGTGAGTTGACTACTCTGCATGTGTAAAGTATGGATCTGGGTAAGTCAGTACTTGGGATGTTTCAAACAAACCTGGTGTTTCACATCATTCTCTGCAACTTCTTGGTCTTTGCAAGAGAGTGTTTGAATACCTCCTCCATACTTCTTGAAAgctgggaaaaaacaaaacaagagtctTTTGATCTCAATGAAAACTGATGTGAACCATCTATAAAACCTTACGTCAAGGTAAGTGGTCTGGgtcattgatatggccagaggttTAAACAAGGCAGCAGTGAAATGGTTCATTTTTGATGAACAACAGGTATTGGAACTTGActgagaaaatcaaagaatacagcagTATGGCAAATAttagaataataaataatagtttCCATCACACTGTGAATATGAAATGGTGTATATGAGCAGTTCATGTAGCAAAGCAACAGGGTTTACTAAAACAAACATCTATGGCTGCTTTTACAGACCTTGATTAGTACTAAGCCTgtactacctaatgttaccttaggcaaGTTAGTCAATGACTATTGTTAATCATAGTCTGAAACTAGCTGATAAAGTCGCAAGTCACTCACTGATGGCTCCTGAAGCAAGACTAAACCTGATCAAATCTGTTGTCATTTTGAAATGCGTTCTGTTGTACCAAAGATATTTGTTAAACGTTTCTCATTCCTAGAGTACCTTGCTGTTGTAACGTTCCTGCATTCTTTCTCTGGACGTTCCGAGGCCTGGGACAGTGCTCTGCATTGGAAGCCTGGACTGCAGGAGACTTAGCAACATGATCCTTCGCATGAGTCTGAATATCAGACTGAGTGGAACAAAAGtaaatcccaaaataaatagaaacacacatacacacgcacacacacatgcacacacacacgctcaggcacacacacacagacacactcatacTCACACTCACACAAATACATCTAGCCTAGGAAAACCATGGTACTCAATATGACTGCTGCCTGTATCATGAAATACAACAGTGTATACAACAGGGCTTTTTCTTGCATGTTGTAAGCAGTCTGTTGACATATTAGAAGCTTATTTATTGATCAATACAGCCAACcctttaatatcacttcaaagggaTTGAGCAAAATTGGTTACAATAGCATATattatgttgttttaaaatatacaatctACTATATTGTACATGCTCAacatattttgctattaaaaacACAACGGTGCAAACATATGCATTGCCGTGCTCTGTATGTTATAGTCTCCTGTCATTCTTTTATATATCAGAACATTTCAATACTTTACAGCCACTCAGTTGATGGTAAACCTTCTAATCCAATGCTTCGGTTTCCCAAAGTTATATTAAGTAGGATGAGAGTAAGTTGTATGACTAAAAATGAGTGATATTAACTGGAGCATGACAATAACTGGTGATATTATCAAAAGCTTGTTCCCATTGACTCCCCTTATATTCTGGACATTCCCAGGCATTTCAAGGTGGTGACAATAAGGATGGCCTTAACAGGAGTGATTTTAAGTGGGTTTGACTGTAATTCAAATCAAATCGTGCTCTAGAAATGAAACCTGGGGGCCTGGGTTTGAATGTGAAATGAACCGTGCTCAATCAGCAAGAGGGTGGAGCTCCAAGGCAGTCTTTAGGCACCCGTGGGGCAATAAACACAGAGGCCTTCGGTATACTGTGCAGCCCATCACAAATACCAAAATCCCTCACAAATAATACTAACCGAACACACCCCTTTACTCTGTGGTCTGTGTTTGAACAAGGTGTCTGCTGACTCCTTCAAGGCAAccagaggagggagcatggaagaGTGGGGGCTTCGACTCTCTCCCTGCGAGGAGGAACTCTGTCGGCCTGAGCTGGATGAGGGGCTCCACAGGTCCTGAGTGTCACAAATAAAAGAACAGAAATCATATAGACTGCTCAGgacctttcagccaatcagagcacacaTTAGCCTGTATTCAAACACGCATCACagagaaaccctattcatgacatcagcTATGCCGCTTTAAAAAATCATTCATAAGGCATCTCTTGGAATTCCATTCCTGCAAAGGCCATTCAAAACGGTGACATCACACTCGGACACATACCTCTTCATCAaacttttccctcttttcaatgaaattcacaatggactaaataaaggttggtaatGATTAGATGACAAACATAGATGGATctttaagttttaaaaataaatcagtttatAATTGAGTTATAAGATGGTGAACATCTGTGTATGTGTTATATCGACACACATTATGCTTAAAGAGACTTCGGCTTTCAGCCTTGGTCCATTCACTTCTACTTGATAGTCTGCCATACACAGACATACACCGTCCTTTAAATCTACATTAACACATGTATTTGTACACCCTAAAAACTACCCAATAACATCCTCTTCTTATTGatagaaacaaaaaactaaaaaactttaCAAGTGCAAAGTACCTGGGAGGGACCTCTATGAGTGTATTGTGTAAATAGTTAAGTACTTAAAGTATTATTAcgattaaatataaatatgatggggtttttttttccaattgaaAAAAGCCTTAGTATGAAGCattataatgaattaattaaattaattgaatAAGCCAGTTTCCAAAAGAACATCATGAAAGCTTTGCTTACAGCAGTGTTCTCAGCGCTTACCCTCAAGAGGTAAACACGGCTAATATTCAAAGAGTTTGGCACTTCAACAATGGATATTAGATTGGTTCCTCATAGTTCAGACAATG
The Acipenser ruthenus chromosome 10, fAciRut3.2 maternal haplotype, whole genome shotgun sequence DNA segment above includes these coding regions:
- the LOC117401617 gene encoding serine-rich adhesin for platelets-like isoform X3 produces the protein MSIGGTSPAGEKISNSRSWRKSLDSDGSILSNRQPECYPDSDCLREDKQIASKAVLFVINSARKGAVPLCSSIAELLRENRRLQKTVEAQNRLIKLLRNMPPAFRGSTSTDSQTCPRSSSTSTDSQTCPRSSSTSTDSQTCPRSSSTSTDSQTCPRSSSTSTDSQTCPRSSSTSSSSSPSTLLSTTEDLWSPSSSSGRQSSSSQGESRSPHSSMLPPLVALKESADTLFKHRPQSKGVCSSDIQTHAKDHVAKSPAVQASNAEHCPRPRNVQRKNAGTLQQQAFKKYGGGIQTLSCKDQEVAENDVKHQQKGNNKTRRLPSEQREQEMSSLPGHSSESSCSLGQFDVSSTDRKQHLKLDDWVLLERKLKGVVRYIGFLATTNTKEIFVGVELDRPCGESDGEMYGKRYFTCKPNHGTFTPISDIQKLSKPTAPRDSGNTAVNMPDSSDSDCSRRTSRKSCRKSLRRTRNQLHINALVHCEPLIRVASDKSTEAHSSHPVQRDYNRVTPLPSLAPGYTTEHSS
- the LOC117401617 gene encoding uncharacterized protein DDB_G0271670-like isoform X2 — protein: MSIGGTSPAGEKISNSRSWRKSLDSDGSILSNRQPECYPDSDCLREDKQIASKAVLFVINSARKGAVPLCSSIAELLRENRRLQKTVEAQNRLIKLLRNMPPAFRGSTSTDSQTCPRSSSTSTDSQTCPRSSSTSTDSQTCPRSSSTSTDSQTCPRSSSTSTDSQTCPRSSSTSSSSSPSTLLSTTEDLWSPSSSSGRQSSSSQGESRSPHSSMLPPLVALKESADTLFKHRPQSKGSDIQTHAKDHVAKSPAVQASNAEHCPRPRNVQRKNAGTLQQQAFKKYGGGIQTLSCKDQEVAENDVKHQQKGNNKTRRLPSEQREQEMSSLPGHSSESSCSLGQFDVSSTDRKQHLKLDDWVLLERKLKGVVRYIGFLATTNTKEIFVGVELDRPCGESDGEMYGKRYFTCKPNHGTFTPISDIQKLSKPTAPRDSGNTAVNMPDSSDSDCSRRTSRKSCRKSLRRTRNQLHINALVHCEPLIRVASDKSTEAHSSHPVQRDYNRVTPLPSLAPGYTTEHSRPVDMKGFQKAF
- the LOC117401617 gene encoding uncharacterized protein DDB_G0271670-like isoform X1 yields the protein MSIGGTSPAGEKISNSRSWRKSLDSDGSILSNRQPECYPDSDCLREDKQIASKAVLFVINSARKGAVPLCSSIAELLRENRRLQKTVEAQNRLIKLLRNMPPAFRGSTSTDSQTCPRSSSTSTDSQTCPRSSSTSTDSQTCPRSSSTSTDSQTCPRSSSTSTDSQTCPRSSSTSSSSSPSTLLSTTEDLWSPSSSSGRQSSSSQGESRSPHSSMLPPLVALKESADTLFKHRPQSKGVCSSDIQTHAKDHVAKSPAVQASNAEHCPRPRNVQRKNAGTLQQQAFKKYGGGIQTLSCKDQEVAENDVKHQQKGNNKTRRLPSEQREQEMSSLPGHSSESSCSLGQFDVSSTDRKQHLKLDDWVLLERKLKGVVRYIGFLATTNTKEIFVGVELDRPCGESDGEMYGKRYFTCKPNHGTFTPISDIQKLSKPTAPRDSGNTAVNMPDSSDSDCSRRTSRKSCRKSLRRTRNQLHINALVHCEPLIRVASDKSTEAHSSHPVQRDYNRVTPLPSLAPGYTTEHSRPVDMKGFQKAF